The DNA segment GGGGTAAGTCTTAACAAAGGTAAAAGACACCCTACAATTAAATCTAATGTAGTTCTTGGAAGTGGAGCTAAAATTCTTGGAAATATAACTATTGGTGCTAATTGTAAAATTGGAGCAAACTCTGTTGTAGTTGTCGATGTACCTGAAAACTCTACAGCTGTTGGAGTACCTGCAAGAATTATAAAAAAAGATGGTAAAAGAGATAAATTAGCACACAATGAATTACCAGATATAAATAAAGAAATGTTTAAATACTTAATAGGAAGAATTGCTCATCTTGAACATTCAATAAAAAGAGATGAAGATTGTACAGAAGATGAAAAAAACAACATTTTAGAAACAGAATATAACAAATTTATAGAAACACTAAACTCTAGTAAGAAAGACTGATTGTGGAATTAGAACTTATTGTATTTGGATTAATTACTGGATTTACATCAGGTTTTTTTGGAATTGGTGGAGGAAGTATTTTAATTCCTATGCTTTTACTCGTTGGATTTGTTATGAAGGAAGCTGTTGCAATATCAATCATGCAAATGGTTTTTTCATCAATTTATGGTTCATTTTTAAATTCAAAAAAAATAAAAGGCTTAGTTAGAGATGGTATTATTTTAGGAATTGGAGCTATATTTGGTGGATTAGTTAGTGGATATTTTTTACCTAGTATTCCAAATATATATCTTCAATACATATTCATAGCTACTCTTATTTATACAATATATACCCTTTTTAGAGCTCCTGCAAGTCAAGATGTAGAACAAGAAGATAAAAATATATTTCTACTAATTTTTATTGGTTTTTTTGTTGGAATTTTTGCTATGAGTATAGGAATTGGTGGTTCATTGATGCTTCTACCAATATTGGTACGATTTTTAAAATATGATTTAAAAGTAGCAACTGCTTTAGGACTGTTTTTTGTTATTTTTTCTTCAATTGGTGGTTTTATTTCAACTTCAATTTATGGAAATATGCTCTACTATGAAGGAGCAATTATAGGTATAGGTTCTGTTATTGGAGTATATTTTGGAATAAAAGTAAAAGAGAAAACAAAAGCAACTTCGTATAAAAAATTTGTATTAACATTAAATCTGTTTGTTTTAATAATTATGATTTACAAAACTATCTAAAAGATGAGTAAGAATTTAATTCTTACTCACTTTTTAATGAATTTATTTTCTCATCAATTAAAGCTAAAGTTCTTTCTTGAGTTTTATATGAAATTTCAGGTAAATTCCCTCCAAAAAGTTTGTTTGCCTCTTCAAATCCTTGAACAATTCCATCTCTTCCTTTTTGAAGCTTTTCTAAATCATCCCCTGCAAAGCTAAAAACAAAATTTGCAACTCTATCTGAAGTTTGAGTTATTCCAAAAAAACCATTTTCACTAACTAAATCTTTTGCTTCATCTTGCGTTAAATCTAAAATTGGTTTACCCGTATATCCAATATTTTTTAAACTCATTCCACTTTGAGTCTCTTTACCACCAAGGAAATCTAAAAGATCTATTTGACTAGATTTATCAGCTCCTTGTCCAACAACACCAGCCTGAGCTAATGTACCACCCTTTGCCATATGTTTAGCGTTTATCTCAAATAAAATAACTTGAGCATTCATAGATAAAGTAACTCTAGCTGCAGAATTATTAATAATCTCCTCAACCGATTCACTCTTAGCTGATTCATTTTTAGTCTTGGCACTTAAATTCGTATTTTGCTTATACATATCCAAAGCTTGGCTCATCTGTCCTTGTACTTTCATTTAAACTCCTTTGTGTTTATATGGCCAATTATACATTTCTTAAAATTAAATTAAACTTATTTTTAAATAAAGTTTTATTTAAGAGATTTATTAATCTTTTTTATTATAATTAACAAAAATTTTATAAGGAAGAATTATGATTTATGATGTTGTTATTATAGGTGGTGGTGCGGCTGGATTTGGTTGTGCATTGACTCTTGCTAGTGCTAATGATAAGTTTGAATGGGCAAAAGATAAAAAATATTTAATTATTGATGATAACAAAAGTGATTTAAATGCTGGTAAATATTTTAATGTTGCTGGAATTGAGGCTGGTATAAATGGAGTTGATTTATTAGAAAAGATGAAAGTTCAATTAAAACAATATTCTAACAACGAACTAAAAAATAGTACAGTTAACAAAATAGAAAAAGTAGAGTCTGGATTTATAATCATTTGTGAAAATCAAACTATAGAATCAAAAACTCTTGTTTTAGCAACAGGTATGCATAAATTTGATATAGAATTTAGTGAAGTTCAAGTAAAAGAAAATATTTTTGCTCCTAAACCAAATAAAATTTTATTAGCAAATACAAATAATCTTATTTCAGAGAATCTTTATGTTGCTGGTCTTGCAAGTGGTGTTCCTTCTATGTTTGCATGTGCTAATGGAGATGGAACAAAAGTTGCTTGTGATATCTTAAAAAGTTGGTGTGGAAAAGTTGCAGTTGTACACGATGTAAAATCTTAATTAAAAAAGCAAAAAGCCATATATAACCCTTTTTTGGATAAAATCTAACCTTTAAAGATTAAAGGTTTTTATATGGCACTAATAGACTTACAAAACATCTCAAAACAATACGATATAAAAGTTATTCTAAAAGATGCAAACTTTACCCTACAACAAGGGCAAAGAGTTGCAGTTATTGGTCAAAATGGACAAGGTAAATCAACTCTATTTAAAATTATTATGAAAACTGTTGAACCAGATAGTGGTGAAATGGCTATTGATAGGTCAGTAAAAATAGAGATGCTAGATCAACAACCAAAATTTGAAGCAAACTTAAGTGTAAGAGATGCCATTGAAAATCAACTAGTAGAACTAAAAACTGCCAAAGCTGAATATGAAAGAGTTACAAATGAATTAGCTACAAATTATGAAGATCAAGATTTGTTAAGAAAACAGAGTGATTTAGCTTCATTTATTGATTTTCATAATGCTTGGGATCTAGATAACATGATAGAAAGAGTTTTGGTTGAATTTCAATTAAAAGAATATGAAAACAAAGATGTAAACATGTTAAGTGGAGGAGAACAACGTAGAGTTAGCCTCGCTGGACTAATTTTAAAAAAACCAGATGTTCTACTTTTAGATGAGCCTACAAATCATCTTGATGTTTATATGGTTGAATTTTTAGAAGAATTACTTTTAAAAAATAACTTTACTCTACTTTTCATCTCTCACGATAGATATTTTATTGATAATATTGCTACAAGTGTTGTTGAAGTTGAAGGTGGAGAATTAAGACGTTTTAATGGAGGATACTCTGCTTATTTAGAACAAAAAGCTCAAATCTTATCAAATATGCAAAAAGAGCATGAAAACCTTCTAAGACTTGTAAAACAAGAAGCTCACTGGATGCAACATGGAGTTACTGCAAGAAGAAAAAGAAACGAAAGAAGAAAAGCTGAATATTTTGATTTAAAACAAAAAGCAAAAACAAATCCGGCAGTAATAAAAAAAATGAGCATAGAACTTCAAAGAGAGCAAAAATCTTTTAATAGTGAAGAAAAACAACAAAATAAGAAAAAAATGCTCTATGAACTTGATAATGTATACAAAACATTGGGTGAAAAAGAGTTAATCAAAGATTTTACTACTAGAATTCTACAAAAAGATACTATTGCAATAGTTGGACCAAATGGAAGTGGAAAATCAACTCTACTTAAAATTTTTATGGAAAAACTAAAAATAGACAAAGGAACTTTTAAAAAAGGTGATTTCCAAATAGGTTACTTTGATCAACAAAGAGAGATGCTAGATGACAACAAAACTATTATGGAGATTTTCTGCCCTAATGGTGGAGATAGAGTAGTTTTAGATGATGGAAGAAATATGCATGTTTTTGGATACTTGAAAAATTTTCTATTTCCAAAAGAGTATTTAGATAAAAAAGTAGGTGTTTTAAGTGGTGGTGAAAAAAATAGAGTTGCCCTTGCACTACTATTTACAAAAAGAGTTGATTGCATGATTCTTGATGAGCCTACAAATGATTTAGATATTCCTACAATCAATATTTTAGAAGAGTATCTACAAAATTTTCAAGGTGCACTAATATTTGTATCACATGATAGGTATTTCGTAGATAAGATTGCAAAAAAACTATTTGTATTCCAAGGAAATGGTCATATTATGGAAAGTTTCCAGCCATATAGTGAATATTTACAAATAGAAAAAGAGCTAAAAGAGCTTGATTCTTTAGAAGTTGAAATAGAAAAAGACAAAACTACTTCAAAAGTTGTAAATGAACCGAAAAAACAAACTAAATTATCATATAAAGATCAAAGAGAATATGATATTTTACCCAAAGAGATTGAAGATCTTGAAAATAAGATTGCCGAATTAAATAACTGCTTAGCTGATCCAAAATGTTATGAAAAGATGGGAATTATAGCACTTTCAAAAGAGCTTGAAGATACAAAAACTATCTATGAAGAAAAAGTTGAAAGATTCCTACATCTTGAAGAGTTAATTGAAAGTTTTAACAATTAAAATAATATAATTTTACATTAAAAAAGGAGAAAAAATGAGTTTAAAAGAAAAATTAAATGAAGATTTAAAACAAGCGATGAGAGATAAAGAGGTTGTAAAAAGAGATTCTATTAGAGCTATTAATACAATGGTTAAGCAAGTTGAAGTTGATGAAAGAAGAGTTTTAGATGATGCTGAAGTTATAAAACTTATTCAAAGAGGTATCAAACAAAGAGAGGAAGCAATTTCTCAATATAGCGCTGCTGAAAGAGATGATTTAGTTCAAAAAGAGCAGGATCAAGTTGATGTATTTATGCAGTATTTACCAAAACAACTAAGTGATGATGAATTAGAAACTGGGATGAAAGAAATAATCAGTGAAGTTGGAGCAACTAGTTTAAAAGATATGGGAAAAGTTATGGGAGCAGCTTCAAAGAAATTTGCAGGTGTTGCAGATGGAAAAAGAATAAATGAGATGGTAAAAAAACTTTTAGGATAAAAAAAAATGCAAGAATTCTTTGAAAATCTGTGTGAAATAGAAAAACTTGAAATTAAAAAAAATCAGATAAATTCTGCGGAAGGGCTAATTTCTCTTCTTTTAAAAAGAGCCCCTAGAAAAAATGTAAGAGTTTTAGTAAATATTTTAAAACAATCTTTACTTCCTTCT comes from the Aliarcobacter cibarius genome and includes:
- the cysE gene encoding serine O-acetyltransferase; this encodes MTMNEEQKKEELSLWQIIKEDFSVPKLNDPVLDSNFELFFNYPGVWAIINHRIANKLYYKGFKKFARVVAGISSFFTKTDIHPAATIGRRVFIDHAIGVVIGATAIVEDDVLIYQGVTLGGVSLNKGKRHPTIKSNVVLGSGAKILGNITIGANCKIGANSVVVVDVPENSTAVGVPARIIKKDGKRDKLAHNELPDINKEMFKYLIGRIAHLEHSIKRDEDCTEDEKNNILETEYNKFIETLNSSKKD
- a CDS encoding sulfite exporter TauE/SafE family protein, with translation MELELIVFGLITGFTSGFFGIGGGSILIPMLLLVGFVMKEAVAISIMQMVFSSIYGSFLNSKKIKGLVRDGIILGIGAIFGGLVSGYFLPSIPNIYLQYIFIATLIYTIYTLFRAPASQDVEQEDKNIFLLIFIGFFVGIFAMSIGIGGSLMLLPILVRFLKYDLKVATALGLFFVIFSSIGGFISTSIYGNMLYYEGAIIGIGSVIGVYFGIKVKEKTKATSYKKFVLTLNLFVLIIMIYKTI
- a CDS encoding FAD-dependent oxidoreductase, with the protein product MIYDVVIIGGGAAGFGCALTLASANDKFEWAKDKKYLIIDDNKSDLNAGKYFNVAGIEAGINGVDLLEKMKVQLKQYSNNELKNSTVNKIEKVESGFIIICENQTIESKTLVLATGMHKFDIEFSEVQVKENIFAPKPNKILLANTNNLISENLYVAGLASGVPSMFACANGDGTKVACDILKSWCGKVAVVHDVKS
- the abc-f gene encoding ribosomal protection-like ABC-F family protein codes for the protein MALIDLQNISKQYDIKVILKDANFTLQQGQRVAVIGQNGQGKSTLFKIIMKTVEPDSGEMAIDRSVKIEMLDQQPKFEANLSVRDAIENQLVELKTAKAEYERVTNELATNYEDQDLLRKQSDLASFIDFHNAWDLDNMIERVLVEFQLKEYENKDVNMLSGGEQRRVSLAGLILKKPDVLLLDEPTNHLDVYMVEFLEELLLKNNFTLLFISHDRYFIDNIATSVVEVEGGELRRFNGGYSAYLEQKAQILSNMQKEHENLLRLVKQEAHWMQHGVTARRKRNERRKAEYFDLKQKAKTNPAVIKKMSIELQREQKSFNSEEKQQNKKKMLYELDNVYKTLGEKELIKDFTTRILQKDTIAIVGPNGSGKSTLLKIFMEKLKIDKGTFKKGDFQIGYFDQQREMLDDNKTIMEIFCPNGGDRVVLDDGRNMHVFGYLKNFLFPKEYLDKKVGVLSGGEKNRVALALLFTKRVDCMILDEPTNDLDIPTINILEEYLQNFQGALIFVSHDRYFVDKIAKKLFVFQGNGHIMESFQPYSEYLQIEKELKELDSLEVEIEKDKTTSKVVNEPKKQTKLSYKDQREYDILPKEIEDLENKIAELNNCLADPKCYEKMGIIALSKELEDTKTIYEEKVERFLHLEELIESFNN
- a CDS encoding GatB/YqeY domain-containing protein encodes the protein MSLKEKLNEDLKQAMRDKEVVKRDSIRAINTMVKQVEVDERRVLDDAEVIKLIQRGIKQREEAISQYSAAERDDLVQKEQDQVDVFMQYLPKQLSDDELETGMKEIISEVGATSLKDMGKVMGAASKKFAGVADGKRINEMVKKLLG